From one Cynocephalus volans isolate mCynVol1 chromosome X, mCynVol1.pri, whole genome shotgun sequence genomic stretch:
- the LOC134366715 gene encoding probable ATP-dependent RNA helicase DDX53 produces the protein MKAKAKAAIDTLIKRQERYRSESDVDNAASQPPVGRDVSTVNVVREAPPLIDLDRIKAEAVVWEKRKWADLPPIKKDFYTESKATSSMSKEQVDKWRKENYNVMCDDLKDGEKRPIPNPACEFEDAFRPYTELMKSITRAGFQKPTPIQAQAWPIALKGVDLIGVAQTGTGKTLSYLMPGFIHLDGQPISREQRNGPGMLVLTPTRELALQVEAECSKYSYKGLKSICIYGGRNREGQIQGITKSVDIIIATPGRLNDLQMNKFVDLRSITYLVLDEADKMLHLGLEHQIKKILLDVRPDRQTVMTSATWPDSVRRLAQSYLKEPMIVYVGTLDLVAVNTVKQNIIVTTEAEKRALIQEFLENMSPKDKVIVFVNRKLVVDDLSSDFGIQGLPVQSLHGDRELCDREEALEDFKSGKVKILITTDLVSRGLDVNDITHVYNYDFPQNIEEYIHRVGRTGRAGKTGTSISLITQDNSKIANELIQILKRANQSVPEDLVAMAKRYNFHKQKKGTQ, from the coding sequence ATGAAAGCAAAGGCCAAGGCAGCTATAGATACTcttattaaaagacaagaaaggtaCCGTTCAGAATCGGATGTGGATAATGCTGCGTCCCAACCTCCTGTTGGGAGAGATGTAAGCACAGTTAACGTTGTCAGAGAAGCTCCACCATTGATTGATTTGGATCGTATTAAGGCAGAAGCCGTGgtgtgggaaaaaagaaagtgggcagATTTACCACCAATTAAGAAAGACTTTTACACAGAATCCAAAGCTACAAGCTCCATGTCTAAAGAACAGGTAGacaagtggaggaaagaaaattacaacgtAATGTGTGATGACTTGAAAGATGGTGAGAAGCGTCCCATCCCTAATCCAGCTTGTGAATTTGAGGACGCTTTCCGTCCATACACCGAACTTATGAAAAGCATAACAAGGGCGGGTTTTCAAAAACCAACACCAATTCAGGCACAGGCATGGCCCATTGCCTTAAAAGGAGTAGATCTTATAGGAGTTGCCCAAACTGGCACAGGCAAAACATTGTCCTACTTAATGCCTGGGTTTATTCATCTTGATGGTCAACCGATATCTAGAGAACAAAGGAATGGACCTGGCATGCTAGTCCTCACTCCCACCAGAGAATTAGCTCTTCAGGTGGAAGCTGAATgttctaaatattcatataaaggtcTGAAAAGTATTTGTATATATGGTGGTAGAAATAGAGAAGGACAAATTCAAGGCATTACCAAAAGTGTAGATATCATTATTGCAACTCCTGGAAGACTGAATGACCTGCAAATGAATAAGTTTGTTGACCTACGAAGCATAACCTACTTGGTCTTAGATGAGGCAGATAAAATGCTACATCTGGGGCTTGAGCAccagattaagaaaattttgttagatgtgCGCCCAGATCGGCAGACTGTTATGACAAGTGCAACTTGGCCAGATTCTGTCCGTAGACTTGCACAGTCTTATTTGAAAGAGCCTATGATTGTTTATGTTGGCACTCTGGATCTAGTTGCTGTAAACACAGTGAAGCAAAATATAATCGttaccacagaagcagaaaaacgaGCTCTTATCCAAGAATTCCTAGAGAATATGtcaccaaaagacaaagtcatagtGTTTGTCAACCGAAAACTTGTTGTTGATGACTTATCAAgtgattttggtatccaaggcCTCCCTGTGCAATCACTACATGGTGACAGAGAGCTATGTGATCGAGAGGAAGCATTAGAAgactttaaaagtggaaaagtgaAGATATTGATTACAACTGATTTAGTATCCCGAGGACTTGATGTTAACGATATCACACacgtatataattatgatttcccACAAAACATTGAAGAATATATCCACAGAGTAGGACGTACTGGACGAGCAGGAAAGACTGGAACGTCAATTTCCCTTATCACTCAAGATAATTCAAAGATTGCCAATGAATTGattcaaattctgaaaagagCAAATCAGAGTGTCCCAGAAGATCTTGTAGCGATGGCCAAGCGATACAACttccataaacaaaaaaaagggacacag